Genomic DNA from Acidobacteriota bacterium:
CGGATCGGGCGTCAGCTCCCACTCGACGTAGTAGCACCAGCCCTGATCGGAGTAGCTGTTCTCGTACACGCGGAGCTTGCGGGGGTTGCGGTTCTGGTAGAGCCGCATCAGATGATGGCCGGGGTACGCCTCGTGCGGGCCGATCGCGTAGGTGAAGCTCCAGTCCTTCTCCGTGAGGTTCTCCTCGGCGACCTCGTCGGACCAGTCGGGATGAATCGGGATGATGGGCCACGCCATCTTCTTCGACTGGTGCGCGGCCGGCAGGAACCCGGGGCCGAAGCCCCACCACTGGGACGCCGAGAGGCTCGGGTCCGACGCCACCATGACCTGATCGTCATCGTCCCAGGGGATGCTGACGAGATCGTTCTTGATCGTCCATTCCCGAGTCCACCGCGCGACCTTCAGTCCCTCGTGGACGAGCTGCTCCGCGGCGGGGTGCACGCGCTTCATGTCCTTGATGATCTGCAGCCAGGTCCTGCCGGGCGCGATCTGCTGGGCGCGCGCCTCGAGCATCTTCTCGGTGATCGTGTACTGCTTCCAGCCCCAGTCGAAGTACCGCGGCACGCGCGTGAAGCCCTCGGCCCCGCGGGCGATCGTCCGCAGATCGAGGTCGTCGCCGTCGAACATGTGGCGGTGCTCCTGCAGGTAGTTGAACAGGTCGGCCCCGATTCTGAAGTCGCCCACCGGCCGGTTCCGCCACTGTTCGTTCACGAAGATCCTGAAATCGCGGAGCCCGGCGATCGCCTTGTCGGTCTCCCCCTGCAGCTGCTCCCGCAGGGCGGGGCTCAGCCGCGCCGCGAACTTGGGAACGGCGTTCTGGAAGTGCAGGATCGTTCCGTCGATGCGCGCGTTCGCGTAGGGGAGCCAGTTCGGGATGTACTCGGTCAGGTTGATCTTCGCCTTGGCGAGGCGCGCCTGCAGCGTCTGCATGTCGGTCACGAGCGCGCGGCCTCGCTCCTCGGGGTGCCGCGGATCCGCCTGCAGCTTGAACGTGATCGGGTTCGTCTCGACGTAGCGCCGCGGATCCTGCCGCCAGCGCGGGACCTCCTGCTGCTCGCGGATGTTCGCCCTCAGGATGCCGCCGAGGAACTGGTAGTCGATCTGCTGGTCGAAGTTGAGCTTCGAGCGGTCGAGCTGCTCCAGGTCGGCGAGCAGCGACTTCTGCGCCGCCAGGCGGGAGGCGAACGACTCCGCGCTCATGTCCGCCGGCAGGTTCCCTCCCACGCCGCGGACGTCGCGCAGGTACTTGTCGACGAGCGCCTCGAACGCCGGGTCCAGCGGCGCCTCGCGCACCCGCGCCTGTGCCGGCTCTCCCGGGGTTCCACTGCACCCTGCGCCGGCCATGGCGAGCACGGCCAGCAGCGGCCAGATCGTTCCACGCGTCATTCGTCCCTCCTCCGCGCCGGATCACGCCGGCGGCGATGCGCGCCGGTCCAGGTTGTCGCGATCCGCGGACCGGCTTCTCCGGCGTGCTGAGGCCCCGAGCAGTACGCCGGCGGCGACTCCCGTCAGCAGCCACACCCACGGCCCGGACGCCGTCCACCGGCGCCCGGCCGGGCCGGCGGCCGGCAGCGCGAACACGAAGATCGCGTTCTGCCCCTGCGGGGGCTTGATCTCGGGGTGCAGCGACAGGACGCGCTTCTCGGGCGAGGCCGTGTCGCCGCCGGCCGGCACGGCGATGTACTGCCGGCCGCCGACGGCGTAGCTGATGGCGTGGCCCGACACGGGCCCGCTCAGAATCGTCTTCCACACGACGGCCCCCGTCGTGTCGTCGAGGGCGAACAAGCGCCGGTCGACGTCGCCGCCAGTCTGGTTGGGCTCCGTCGGGCGGCCGTCGGCGTCGCCGCTGCTCTTCAGACCTCCGGCGCCGAGCTGCCACACGCCAATTCCGTCCGGGCCGGCATCGTCGCAGCGGTGGTGCCGGCCAGTCCTTCCCGCCCCCCAGCGACGGGCAGACCAGCCGTTCCTCGAAGGGTCCGGCGAGCAGGCGCTCGTCGATCGACACGCGCCCCGAGACTGGGTCGATGTCCCGGACCACGTTCTGGTGGATGGTTTCGCGCGCCCAGAGGAACTCGCCGGTCCGCCGATCGAGCGTGTAGACGATCCCGGTCTTGCCCGGGATGCCGGTCACCACTTGCCGAATCTCGCCCCGCCGCACGCGTGGGTTGATCCATCGCACCGCCGACGGGTCCGGCGACACGGCCGTGTCGACGAGCATGCGCTCGAACACGTGGTCGAGGTCCCAGTTGTCCCGCGGCAGATGCTGGTAGTACCACTTGACCCGCCCCGTGGCGGCATCGATCGCGAGCGTGCTGTTCGAGAAGAGTGCGTCGCCGCCCGGCGTTCCTCGGAGCGATTCCAGCGAGGGAGCGGGAACCGACGTGCCCCAGTAGATCAGGTTGAGGCTCGGGTCGTAGCTGCCGACGCCCCACGCGCCCACGTGAAGCCGGCGCTCGTACGGGAGGCCGACCCACGTCTCGTCGCCCGGCTCGCCGGGCCGGGGGATCGTCCGGACCCGCCAGAGCTCGCGCCCGCTGTCGACCGCGTGTGCCGCGATGTAGCAGATGTCCGGGCCGCCGGTCGCGGCGCAGGAGCGGCCGCTCACCACTTTCCCGTCGGCAATGATCGGCCCGGCCATGTGCCCGATCCCAACGCCGGCCTCCGCCACCGACCACGCGAGCGTGCCCGTGCGCGCGTCGACCGCGATCAGGTGCCCGTCGCTGGTGAAGTGGAACAGCCGCTCGCCGAACATCGCGATGTTCCGCACGCTGCGGCCGCGCGGCCTTTCGGCGGATCTCGAGGCGCCCCCCGCCCTCGCCCTGGCCGGTGGCTCCCACCGGAACTCCCAGATCAGATCGCCATTCGCGGCGTCGAGCGCCTGGATGACGTCGCCCGCGTGGGCGATGTACATCGTGCCGTTCCGGACGAGCGGCGTGGCGTACTGCCCGCCCGGCTCCATGGCCCGCGACCACGCGAGCTGCAGCCGGTCGACGTTGTCGCGCGTGATCTCGGCCAGCGGACTGTAGGCCGCCGCGTCCGGGGTGCGCCGGAACGAGACCCAGTCGGCGGCGGGCGGGTCGGCCAGCACGGCCTCGGTGACCGGCTCGACGTCCCGCACCTCGCCCTGCGCGAGCCCGTGCAGCTCGACGCCGTGAAGATTGGGACGACTGAGGCTGCGGGTGTACGCGACGAGCGCAACCAGCTGCTCACCGCGGATGTGCGCGAACGCGGGCATCTGGAACCCGCCGGCCTGGATGCGCCGTCCGATCTCGGTATCGGTGAGGGCGTCCATCGCGCGGTAGTCCGTCTGGTCGGCCGGTCGCGCCGACAGCGCTGCGGCGGCCGGACCGTCGCCCCTTCCCGATTCGCCGTGGCACGCCGCGCACTGCTCGCGATAGACGCCGCGCCCCTGCGCGAGCTTCTCGCTGTTCACCGGCACCAGCGGCGGCGCCGGCCCTCGGCGCGGTGGAGGCGGCAGGCGACGGCTCTCGGCGGCCTGCTCCGCCGCGGCACTCAGGCGCGGGGCCGGGGGAGCGACCAGACCCGCGGCCGCCAGACAGGCGCCGACGCCCGCGACGCGCACGAGCGACCGCATGACGGCGCGCATCGAACCTGTGGTCCCGGGTGTCATGGCCGCCTATCGCTGCGAGCCCGGGCCGGAGCATCCCAGAACGATCGGATCTGATCGTCCTGCCCGGTCATTTCCCAGCGGACGAGGGCGGGCGGAATCTGTCCGTACGAGAGCATCGCGTCGTGAAACTCCCGCCAGTTCACCTCGAAGTTGTTCTGCGCGATGCGCTCGGCCAGGATCTGCTCGATCTGCTTCTTGCCGGCGATGTAGCTGGTCGCCTGGTAGGGCCATCTCACGTACAGCTCGACCTCCGAGCGCGAGATGTGGTCCTCCATCGTGGGCACGCGGTCGATCTGGTACTTGATCGCGTCCTCCATCGTGAGCGTGCCGTCGGAGAGCCGGATGTCGAGCGGCACGCGCACGGCGCGCAGCAGCAGGAAGTTGTAGGTCAACTCGCGCGTGCGGGGCCCCCGCAGGTACGGGTAGCCCATGTCGAGGAAGAACTCCTCCCAGTAGTGCGCCCATCCTTGCGAGAAGCCGGTGTCGCGGTGAACGGCCCGAATGGGGCAGGGATTCCGCCGCGTCACCTCGCCCTCGAAGTAGTGCCCCGGCCAGTCGGAGTGCTGGTAATCGGTGATCGGATCGAGCCGCATCGCCCGTTCCCAGTACGTCCCGGCGAACCAGTGGTCTTCGTCAACCACGAACAGGCGCTTCGAGGGCTGCGGCGGCGCTTCGGCGAAGAAGCCGAGCAGGCCGGGCCGGTTGCCGATCCCGCCGAACGGCTCCTGCCACGTGCCGCGCGCGAGAGACGACTCGCCGACGTACGGCGGGAAGCTGATGA
This window encodes:
- a CDS encoding DUF885 family protein, whose amino-acid sequence is MTRGTIWPLLAVLAMAGAGCSGTPGEPAQARVREAPLDPAFEALVDKYLRDVRGVGGNLPADMSAESFASRLAAQKSLLADLEQLDRSKLNFDQQIDYQFLGGILRANIREQQEVPRWRQDPRRYVETNPITFKLQADPRHPEERGRALVTDMQTLQARLAKAKINLTEYIPNWLPYANARIDGTILHFQNAVPKFAARLSPALREQLQGETDKAIAGLRDFRIFVNEQWRNRPVGDFRIGADLFNYLQEHRHMFDGDDLDLRTIARGAEGFTRVPRYFDWGWKQYTITEKMLEARAQQIAPGRTWLQIIKDMKRVHPAAEQLVHEGLKVARWTREWTIKNDLVSIPWDDDDQVMVASDPSLSASQWWGFGPGFLPAAHQSKKMAWPIIPIHPDWSDEVAEENLTEKDWSFTYAIGPHEAYPGHHLMRLYQNRNPRKLRVYENSYSDQGWCYYVEWELTPDP
- a CDS encoding PQQ-binding-like beta-propeller repeat protein, producing MWQLGAGGLKSSGDADGRPTEPNQTGGDVDRRLFALDDTTGAVVWKTILSGPVSGHAISYAVGGRQYIAVPAGGDTASPEKRVLSLHPEIKPPQGQNAIFVFALPAAGPAGRRWTASGPWVWLLTGVAAGVLLGASARRRSRSADRDNLDRRASPPA